In Zingiber officinale cultivar Zhangliang chromosome 6A, Zo_v1.1, whole genome shotgun sequence, a single genomic region encodes these proteins:
- the LOC121993657 gene encoding uncharacterized protein LOC121993657 produces the protein MEERCNAAGQTNRPRTEQEGPSMQQLGRTGEPGEACEAKNRGNAAIRDIGMISGGPTNGDSGRGRKSHERQWEIHAVGCSQEQAAGPIISFGPQDLEGLELPHDDALIIKAIIANNRVARVFVDTGSSVNVMFRSAFEEMQIDTSELEPVATSLYDFTGNEVRPMGQIKLAISLGSEPLVRTRRSTFLVVDSPSSYNVILGRPALYEFRATISTFRQKIKFSVGEHVGEVRGEQRVSR, from the coding sequence ATGGAAGAGCGGTGCAATGCGGCAGGGCAGACTAACCGACCCCGGACCGAGCAGGAGGGGCCAAGCATGCAACAACTAGGGCGCACTGGAGAACCAGGAGAAGCCTGTGAGGCCAAAAATCGGGGCAACGCGGCCATCAGAGACATAGGCATGATTTCCGGAGGTCCCACTAATGGAGATTCAGGTCGGGGACGCAAGTCTCATGAGCGCCAGTGGGAGATCCATGCTGTAGGGTGTAGCCAAGAGCAGGCTGCTGGCCCTATCATCAGCTTCGGACCGCAAGATCTTGAAGGACTGGAGctgccccatgatgatgccctcatcatcaaagctaTTATAGCTAACAACCGAGTGGCCAGAGTCTTCGTAGATACTGGAAGCTCTGTAAATGTCATGTTCAGGTCGGCTTTTGAAGAAATGCAGATTGACACCAGTGAGCTCGAGCCGGTGGCCACTTCTCTATATGACTTTACTGGTAATGAAGTAAggcccatgggtcagatcaaacTGGCCATATCCTTGGGAAGCGAGCCATTGGTCAGAACCAGGAGGAGCACCTTCCTTGTAGTTGACTCGCCCTCTtcttacaacgtcattttgggtcgaCCGGCCTTGTATGAATTCCGGGCGACGATTTCTACATTTCGTCAGAAAATCAAATTCTCGGTCGGTGAGCATGTCGGGGAAGTTCGGGGGGAGCAGAGGGTATCTCGATGA